A window of the Pseudomonas gozinkensis genome harbors these coding sequences:
- a CDS encoding methyl-accepting chemotaxis protein codes for MGVTLRDLISGIRDGVTQIASAAEELSAVTEQTSAGVNSQKVETDQVATAMHEMTATVQEVARNAEEASQAAAAADGEAREGDKVVNEAIAQIERLASEVVRSTEAMSVLQQESDKIGSVMDVIKAVAEQTNLLALNAAIEAARAGEAGRGFAVVADEVRGLAQRTQKSTEEIEGLVAGLQNGTQQVSAVMNNSRALTDSSVALTRKAGSSLENITRTVSNIQSMNQQIAAAAEQQSAVAEEISRSIINVRDVSEQTAAASDETAKSSVELARLGGQLQQMVSHFRV; via the coding sequence ATGGGCGTGACCCTGCGTGACCTGATCAGCGGCATCCGCGACGGCGTGACCCAGATCGCCAGCGCCGCCGAAGAACTGTCGGCCGTGACCGAACAGACCAGCGCCGGCGTGAACAGCCAGAAGGTCGAGACCGATCAGGTCGCCACCGCGATGCACGAGATGACCGCCACCGTGCAGGAAGTCGCGCGCAACGCCGAAGAAGCCTCGCAAGCCGCAGCCGCCGCTGACGGCGAAGCCCGCGAAGGCGACAAAGTGGTGAACGAAGCCATCGCCCAGATCGAGCGTCTGGCCAGCGAAGTGGTGCGTTCCACCGAAGCCATGAGCGTGCTGCAACAGGAAAGCGACAAGATCGGCAGCGTCATGGACGTGATCAAGGCCGTCGCTGAACAGACCAACCTGCTGGCCCTCAACGCCGCCATCGAAGCCGCCCGTGCCGGTGAAGCCGGTCGCGGTTTTGCCGTGGTCGCCGACGAAGTCCGTGGCCTGGCCCAGCGCACGCAGAAATCCACCGAGGAAATCGAAGGCCTGGTGGCCGGTCTGCAGAACGGCACGCAACAGGTTTCCGCCGTGATGAACAACAGCCGCGCCCTGACCGACAGCAGCGTGGCCCTGACCCGCAAGGCCGGCTCGTCCCTGGAAAACATCACCCGTACGGTGTCGAACATCCAGTCGATGAACCAGCAGATCGCCGCAGCCGCCGAACAGCAAAGCGCCGTGGCCGAAGAAATTAGCCGCAGCATCATCAACGTCCGCGACGTGTCGGAACAGACCGCTGCGGCGAGTGATGAGACGGCCAAGTCCAGCGTTGAACTGGCGCGGTTGGGTGGGCAGTTGCAGCAGATGGTGAGCCACTTCCGCGTTTGA
- a CDS encoding histidine phosphatase family protein, which produces MELRLSLFGVKRSIDLSGLARFRNTWVVLAASVLVIPLTLWLLAPAAVPDLAHGNVAGAQALKDGWDKGEMIVLVRHVERCDHSKAPCLSGNDGITDRSRSVAVSVGAQFEQLGLDKADVYNSPMMRTVQTAGYMFNKAATGEDWLISCKGRMLEDALAHKVPGRNLILVTHSECMAQLEKDLKVPASTLGYGASLFVSAASPAAPQMLGFIEASDWRTVTTQ; this is translated from the coding sequence GTGGAATTGAGACTGAGTCTGTTCGGCGTCAAGCGCTCGATTGATCTGAGTGGTCTGGCCCGTTTTCGAAACACCTGGGTGGTATTGGCAGCGTCGGTGCTGGTGATTCCGCTGACCCTGTGGCTACTCGCCCCGGCGGCGGTGCCTGACCTTGCCCACGGTAATGTGGCCGGAGCGCAGGCGCTGAAGGACGGCTGGGACAAGGGCGAGATGATCGTGCTGGTACGCCATGTCGAGCGCTGCGATCACTCGAAAGCCCCGTGCCTGAGTGGCAATGATGGCATCACCGACCGTTCGCGCAGTGTCGCGGTGAGCGTCGGCGCGCAGTTCGAGCAGTTGGGTCTGGACAAGGCCGACGTCTACAACAGCCCGATGATGCGCACCGTGCAGACCGCCGGCTACATGTTCAACAAGGCCGCGACCGGCGAAGACTGGCTGATCAGTTGCAAGGGCCGGATGCTGGAGGACGCGCTCGCGCACAAAGTCCCGGGACGCAACCTGATTCTGGTGACCCACAGCGAATGCATGGCCCAGCTGGAAAAAGACCTGAAGGTGCCGGCCTCGACCCTCGGTTACGGCGCATCGCTGTTTGTTTCCGCCGCCAGCCCGGCGGCCCCACAGATGCTCGGCTTCATTGAAGCCTCCGACTGGCGCACGGTGACCACCCAATGA
- a CDS encoding phosphatase PAP2 family protein: MKSRFYAYNFGIPLLCAALVFLMFDMTRIDIAFSNLLFDPLSQTFPLDKIHFFEKLTHKWARIIPNWTAEIALIGAMLSFVWPLVKPQKHPRLGGFLERSKVAPVLRFAADHRRDFLFVVVAFAVCTGVIHFLKAHTSVYCPIETTLYGGKMPHIEWYNNFQLFHEAGEGRCWPGGHASGGFTMLALYFVARRYKWRFSSALLWGSLLLGFVYGTTRVLQGWHYMSHTFWAGIFVWLACLLTALAFYGRARLELPVLSKRERKVFAAQPEVSL, encoded by the coding sequence ATGAAATCCCGCTTTTATGCTTACAACTTCGGCATCCCGCTGCTGTGTGCCGCGCTGGTGTTCCTGATGTTCGACATGACCCGTATCGACATCGCTTTCAGCAACCTTCTGTTCGATCCGCTGAGCCAGACGTTCCCGCTCGACAAGATCCACTTCTTCGAAAAGCTGACCCACAAGTGGGCGCGGATCATTCCGAACTGGACGGCGGAAATCGCCTTGATCGGCGCCATGCTTTCGTTTGTCTGGCCGCTGGTGAAGCCGCAAAAGCATCCGCGTCTGGGCGGTTTTCTCGAGCGCAGCAAAGTCGCGCCGGTGCTGCGTTTTGCCGCCGATCACCGTAGGGATTTTCTGTTTGTGGTGGTGGCTTTCGCGGTCTGCACCGGGGTAATTCATTTCCTCAAGGCGCACACCAGCGTTTACTGCCCGATCGAGACCACGCTGTACGGCGGAAAGATGCCGCACATCGAGTGGTACAACAATTTCCAGCTGTTCCACGAAGCGGGTGAAGGGCGTTGCTGGCCGGGCGGCCATGCTTCCGGTGGATTCACCATGCTGGCGCTGTACTTCGTGGCGCGTCGTTATAAGTGGCGCTTTTCCAGCGCGTTGCTGTGGGGCTCGCTGCTGCTCGGTTTTGTCTACGGCACCACGCGAGTCCTACAGGGCTGGCATTACATGTCCCACACGTTCTGGGCCGGGATCTTCGTGTGGCTGGCGTGTTTGCTGACGGCGCTGGCGTTCTACGGACGGGCTCGTCTGGAATTGCCGGTGTTGAGCAAGCGTGAGCGGAAGGTGTTCGCTGCACAGCCTGAGGTTTCTCTCTGA
- a CDS encoding ArnT family glycosyltransferase, with the protein MPRAASSLLLLAALLFFFALGNHQLQGSTEARVAGIAMEMHLDNDWVTPRLFGEPFLEKPPLSLWLDAGAMRVFGVSPWAVRLASAVAGLLSVMLLYAMLRRFERPKAIAWTAGILLATMASYWSNVRGVGEDALLALGVTTALLAFFQAQRESTFGNSLLFAVGIAIATLSKGVLGLAMPGVVIFAFLLADNLMDKRFKLTDWLRSGLLTLVGLIPLMIWLAVLYQRGGVQAVSEVLLTNSVGRFSGSFVEAGHYEPFYYYLAKLPQAFLPWNILVYLGLWHFRKQLKANRYLLFFSLWIIAQFILLTLASSKRTVYLMSMTPAAAVIAAEYAAVLFERLKERNSGFVGRIARHRQILAAGVLTVVIASYLGAAQWALPKADKHLSFLPLTEHIQSLQASGNQVALFQANERVGGASVFYTRSVLKGLDTDAQLRDFLNASPSNIAVMSGDSEPAAPLKVHKTMMVGRQAYYFVGY; encoded by the coding sequence ATGCCGCGTGCCGCCTCTTCCCTGCTTCTGCTTGCCGCCCTGCTGTTCTTTTTCGCCCTCGGCAACCATCAACTGCAAGGCTCCACCGAGGCCCGGGTGGCGGGCATTGCGATGGAAATGCATCTGGACAACGACTGGGTGACGCCGCGTCTGTTCGGCGAGCCCTTTCTGGAAAAACCGCCACTGAGCCTGTGGCTCGACGCCGGTGCCATGCGCGTTTTTGGCGTCTCGCCCTGGGCGGTGCGACTGGCGTCGGCGGTGGCCGGGTTGCTCAGTGTGATGCTGCTGTACGCAATGTTGCGCCGCTTCGAACGTCCGAAGGCCATCGCCTGGACGGCGGGGATTCTGCTGGCGACCATGGCCAGTTACTGGAGCAACGTGCGCGGGGTCGGTGAAGATGCGTTGCTCGCACTTGGCGTGACCACCGCACTGCTGGCGTTCTTCCAGGCGCAACGAGAATCAACCTTCGGCAATTCGTTGCTGTTTGCCGTCGGGATCGCCATCGCCACACTGAGCAAAGGCGTGCTCGGGCTGGCGATGCCGGGTGTGGTGATTTTCGCTTTTCTACTGGCCGACAACCTGATGGACAAGCGCTTCAAACTGACGGACTGGTTGCGTTCGGGTTTGCTGACCCTCGTCGGCCTGATCCCGCTGATGATCTGGCTTGCCGTGCTCTATCAGCGCGGCGGCGTCCAGGCGGTCAGCGAAGTGTTGCTGACCAACAGCGTAGGACGTTTCAGCGGATCGTTCGTCGAAGCCGGGCACTACGAGCCGTTTTACTACTACCTCGCCAAACTGCCGCAGGCGTTCCTGCCCTGGAACATTCTGGTCTATCTGGGGCTGTGGCACTTCCGTAAACAATTGAAGGCCAACCGTTACCTGCTGTTTTTCAGCCTGTGGATCATCGCGCAGTTCATCCTGCTGACCCTGGCGTCGAGCAAGCGGACGGTGTACTTGATGTCGATGACGCCGGCAGCGGCAGTGATCGCGGCGGAATATGCAGCCGTACTGTTCGAGAGGTTGAAGGAACGTAACAGCGGGTTTGTCGGACGAATCGCCCGTCATCGTCAGATACTGGCGGCTGGGGTACTGACAGTGGTCATCGCCAGCTACCTTGGCGCCGCGCAATGGGCACTGCCAAAAGCCGATAAACACCTGTCGTTCCTGCCGCTGACCGAACACATCCAGTCGCTGCAAGCGAGCGGAAATCAGGTCGCGCTGTTTCAAGCCAACGAACGGGTCGGCGGCGCCAGCGTGTTCTACACGCGGAGTGTCCTCAAGGGCCTGGATACCGATGCGCAGCTACGGGATTTTCTCAACGCATCGCCATCGAACATCGCCGTGATGTCGGGAGACAGCGAACCCGCCGCCCCGCTGAAAGTCCACAAGACCATGATGGTCGGGCGCCAGGCGTATTACTTCGTCGGCTATTGA
- the rimJ gene encoding ribosomal protein S5-alanine N-acetyltransferase, which yields MPLLTLPCQRLTLAVLDPDQAPLESAFYQRNQRHLAPWSPIRTTDYFSTEQIRRRLEIQASAFEAGLAVHMALLTPDGEQMIGACNFSGIIRGAFQACYLGYHIDEAHQGKGLMQEALEAAIAYMFDTQNLHRIMANYIPGNERSARLLERLGFEREGYAKAYLNIAGRWQDHVLTARVNPRFETPEQRWSRPLS from the coding sequence ATGCCGCTGCTTACCCTGCCCTGTCAACGCCTGACGCTCGCGGTACTCGACCCGGATCAAGCTCCGCTGGAAAGCGCGTTCTACCAGCGCAATCAACGCCACCTCGCACCGTGGTCGCCGATTCGTACCACCGATTACTTTTCCACCGAACAGATCCGCCGACGCCTTGAAATACAGGCCAGCGCCTTCGAAGCCGGGCTGGCGGTGCATATGGCGCTGCTGACCCCGGATGGTGAGCAAATGATCGGCGCCTGCAATTTCAGCGGGATCATCCGCGGTGCGTTTCAGGCGTGTTATCTGGGTTATCACATCGACGAGGCGCATCAGGGCAAGGGCTTGATGCAGGAAGCGCTGGAGGCGGCCATCGCCTACATGTTCGACACCCAGAACCTGCACCGGATCATGGCCAACTACATTCCCGGCAATGAACGCAGCGCCCGGTTGCTGGAGCGCCTCGGGTTCGAGCGTGAAGGCTATGCGAAGGCGTACCTGAACATTGCCGGGCGCTGGCAGGATCATGTGCTGACGGCACGGGTCAATCCGCGTTTCGAAACGCCGGAGCAACGCTGGTCGCGACCGCTGTCCTGA
- a CDS encoding DUF6124 family protein encodes MKKDTRSLPDQTPPHETEAKEPAVLTQPQEYVRKPRRTLPFNEIFSVRTDVDTATLLTHACETLAALNMVTANIADDFTGSQRSRLLAIRQLSIMTEMLVNRAVENLDPVNLVPRTTAPVVH; translated from the coding sequence ATGAAAAAAGACACCCGAAGCCTGCCTGATCAAACACCGCCTCACGAAACCGAAGCGAAAGAGCCAGCTGTGCTCACCCAGCCTCAGGAATACGTGAGAAAGCCGCGTCGCACCCTGCCTTTCAACGAAATTTTCTCCGTGCGCACCGACGTGGATACGGCCACTTTGCTGACCCATGCCTGCGAAACCCTGGCGGCGCTGAACATGGTGACGGCCAACATTGCCGATGATTTCACAGGCTCTCAACGCAGCCGGTTGCTGGCGATCCGGCAGCTGTCGATCATGACCGAAATGCTGGTCAATCGTGCCGTGGAGAACCTTGATCCGGTGAATCTGGTGCCCCGTACGACGGCGCCTGTCGTGCACTGA
- a CDS encoding isochorismatase family protein: MRQALLIIDVQPCVSPPQWLIDGIQSLIGKLPSVATVERHDESRTPFQRQLGWHPAADDDSLIAADRIFIKYGYAPSPDTIEYLKSLNLDRVVVCGLQTETCCLAAGFALFDAGLQPTLLTDLTVGSSLDRSGGLGVRLWEHHFKHTLTSSELHSCLQGS, translated from the coding sequence ATGCGCCAAGCACTGCTGATCATCGACGTCCAACCCTGCGTCTCCCCGCCGCAATGGCTGATCGACGGCATTCAATCACTCATCGGCAAACTGCCCAGCGTCGCCACGGTCGAGCGCCATGACGAGAGCCGCACACCGTTCCAGCGTCAGCTCGGCTGGCATCCGGCGGCGGATGACGACAGCCTGATCGCCGCAGACCGTATCTTCATCAAATACGGCTACGCGCCCTCCCCGGACACAATCGAATACCTGAAAAGCCTGAATCTGGATCGCGTGGTGGTCTGTGGACTGCAGACCGAAACCTGCTGCCTCGCTGCAGGGTTTGCGCTGTTCGATGCCGGCTTGCAGCCGACGCTGCTCACGGATCTGACGGTGGGATCGTCGCTGGATCGTTCAGGTGGTCTGGGTGTGCGGTTGTGGGAACATCACTTCAAACACACGCTGACGTCGAGTGAACTTCACTCCTGTCTGCAGGGGTCCTAG
- a CDS encoding retron system putative HNH endonuclease — MQGSRCAYCEGPMGEGNRHIEHFRQRRSYPQGTFDWSNLFGSCNRAGTCGKAKDQCGTYPPGTLIKPDIEDPDAFLVFTPGGTVEPRAGLSVGDHLRASETIRILALDGALNQIRRAELCGYIQTMEYFVEYAEAFPDDEGWVEELEREVRETAHLPYATAIRHVLTRQSE; from the coding sequence ATGCAAGGGTCTCGATGTGCTTACTGTGAGGGGCCAATGGGTGAGGGAAATCGACACATCGAACACTTCCGTCAGCGCCGAAGTTATCCTCAGGGTACGTTCGACTGGAGTAACCTGTTTGGTTCCTGCAACCGCGCCGGCACTTGCGGCAAGGCCAAAGACCAATGCGGAACGTACCCACCAGGGACGCTGATCAAGCCTGATATCGAAGACCCCGACGCGTTTCTGGTGTTCACCCCCGGTGGCACCGTGGAGCCACGGGCGGGCCTGAGCGTGGGCGACCATCTTCGTGCCAGCGAAACCATCCGCATTCTCGCCCTGGACGGTGCCCTGAATCAGATTCGTCGCGCTGAACTCTGTGGCTACATCCAGACCATGGAGTATTTTGTAGAGTACGCCGAGGCGTTTCCCGACGACGAGGGTTGGGTTGAGGAGCTGGAGCGGGAAGTGCGAGAAACCGCGCATTTGCCATACGCGACGGCAATAAGGCACGTGCTGACTCGCCAGAGCGAGTGA
- a CDS encoding AAA family ATPase — protein MSTQENMTSAGRNSLRLSRLRLRDFRCFETIDIDFHPQLTVLVAANGTGKTSILDAIAIAFGPYVGAFDEAVGKHFEPSDIRQFRARQTATNEMEYAPQGARLEATGFIPGSLLDQLSDDLLPTIWSRHLSSTTKTKTSVKDAKELVNYGKRMQEASRTPDTEVVLPLIAYYGTGRLWQQKKLTDAKNIQRTSRTVGYTDCLDPASSYKSFVQWFRYWSLNAKQAQLKALEAGVSIANTEFDAYVQSVSRAVNACIQPAGWSGIEYSFTRDALVARHEQFGELPVEWLSDGIRNMIGMVADIAFRATKLNGHLSAQAAQETPGLLLIDEVDMHLHPDWQQVVLLNLAQAFPAMQIIVTTHSPQVLSTVSSDCVRILRTEIDPETTSRVTTVSEPQWQTRGVASSDLLARIMGVDPIPHVPEAIWVSDYQALIQQNLHEQPEGRILRDKLEAHFGAEHPVIRESDRLVRLQGIKQRLPRDLGNGER, from the coding sequence ATGAGCACGCAGGAAAACATGACGAGTGCCGGAAGAAATTCGCTACGGCTTTCCCGGTTGCGGCTGCGTGATTTCCGCTGCTTTGAAACGATCGATATCGACTTTCACCCGCAGCTGACAGTGCTGGTTGCGGCCAATGGCACGGGTAAAACGTCCATTCTCGACGCCATCGCCATCGCCTTCGGTCCGTATGTAGGGGCGTTTGACGAGGCTGTGGGCAAGCATTTCGAGCCGAGTGATATACGCCAGTTTCGTGCCAGGCAAACCGCTACAAACGAAATGGAGTACGCTCCTCAGGGGGCTAGGCTCGAAGCCACGGGGTTTATTCCCGGCAGCCTGCTCGATCAACTGTCCGATGATCTGCTGCCCACCATTTGGAGCCGTCATCTCTCCAGCACAACCAAGACCAAAACCTCGGTCAAAGATGCCAAGGAATTGGTGAACTATGGCAAGCGCATGCAAGAAGCGTCGCGCACGCCGGACACTGAAGTCGTTCTGCCACTCATCGCATACTACGGCACTGGGCGGCTGTGGCAGCAGAAAAAACTGACAGATGCGAAGAACATCCAACGCACCTCAAGGACCGTTGGTTATACCGACTGCCTCGATCCGGCTTCCAGCTATAAATCGTTCGTGCAGTGGTTTCGCTACTGGAGCCTGAATGCCAAGCAAGCCCAACTCAAAGCGCTTGAAGCTGGAGTCAGCATTGCCAATACTGAATTCGACGCCTACGTCCAGTCAGTGAGTCGCGCGGTGAACGCTTGCATCCAACCGGCAGGCTGGAGCGGCATCGAGTACTCCTTCACCCGTGACGCACTGGTTGCCCGCCATGAGCAATTTGGCGAACTGCCAGTCGAGTGGCTCAGCGACGGTATTCGCAACATGATCGGCATGGTTGCCGATATCGCATTCCGCGCGACCAAACTCAACGGCCACCTCAGTGCGCAGGCGGCGCAAGAGACACCAGGTCTACTACTAATCGACGAAGTCGACATGCATCTGCATCCGGATTGGCAGCAAGTGGTGCTGCTCAACCTGGCCCAGGCGTTCCCGGCCATGCAGATTATCGTGACCACTCACAGCCCCCAAGTGTTGAGTACGGTTTCCTCGGACTGTGTTCGAATCCTGCGCACTGAAATCGATCCCGAGACCACCAGCCGAGTCACCACCGTCAGTGAGCCACAATGGCAGACCCGCGGTGTCGCCAGCTCCGACCTACTGGCTCGTATTATGGGTGTCGACCCGATACCCCATGTGCCTGAGGCCATCTGGGTTTCCGATTATCAGGCGCTGATCCAGCAAAATCTTCATGAGCAACCTGAGGGGCGCATATTGAGAGACAAGCTGGAGGCCCATTTCGGAGCGGAACATCCAGTCATTCGCGAGTCTGACCGACTGGTTCGTTTACAGGGCATTAAGCAACGTCTGCCACGTGACCTTGGCAATGGGGAGCGTTGA
- a CDS encoding helix-turn-helix transcriptional regulator — MRIIRLKEVMDLTGLARSTIYKFISGDLFPKPIPLGDRCVGWLESEVHDWILDKVKDRDKLVSRSN; from the coding sequence ATGAGGATAATTCGATTGAAAGAGGTCATGGATCTCACTGGCCTTGCTAGATCTACGATTTACAAGTTTATTTCGGGCGACTTGTTTCCAAAGCCTATTCCCTTGGGGGACCGTTGTGTAGGTTGGCTGGAAAGTGAAGTTCACGATTGGATTCTGGATAAAGTTAAAGATCGGGATAAATTGGTGAGTAGGAGTAATTGA
- a CDS encoding inovirus Gp2 family protein has protein sequence MARHPGNTNLTLHCEGSYQGLAVQVDKGPFIQEYLNRLHQTVSRALNQYSRVFALRFDLRLPANIQLPDYAFTNEVADRFIESFKAKIKHNRQMAKLVNKYAHDTKVRYVWAREQGQHGRPHHHFAILLNYDAFNALGKLESGRDNMFNRLEGAWASALGLSVEAVSGLVEIPQNPYYHLHRDEIAGQAAFFHRASYLCKSSTKVFGDGSHGFGCSRS, from the coding sequence ATGGCTAGACATCCAGGCAACACGAACTTAACCCTTCATTGCGAAGGCTCTTACCAAGGCTTGGCCGTGCAAGTGGATAAGGGACCTTTCATTCAAGAGTACCTAAACCGTCTTCATCAGACGGTATCTCGAGCGCTTAATCAGTACTCTCGTGTATTTGCACTCAGGTTTGACCTACGGCTACCAGCTAACATTCAATTGCCCGATTACGCTTTCACGAACGAGGTTGCTGACCGTTTTATCGAATCCTTTAAAGCCAAGATCAAGCACAATCGCCAAATGGCGAAACTTGTGAATAAGTACGCACACGACACCAAGGTGCGTTACGTCTGGGCTAGGGAGCAAGGGCAGCACGGGCGACCACATCATCACTTTGCGATCTTGCTGAACTACGATGCCTTCAATGCGCTGGGGAAGCTCGAATCAGGCAGAGACAACATGTTTAATCGCTTGGAAGGAGCGTGGGCAAGTGCTTTAGGGTTGTCAGTAGAGGCTGTCAGCGGGTTGGTCGAGATTCCACAAAATCCTTATTATCACTTGCATCGCGACGAGATAGCTGGGCAGGCAGCCTTCTTCCATCGTGCGAGCTATCTGTGTAAGTCGAGCACGAAGGTTTTTGGGGATGGTTCCCATGGTTTCGGATGCAGTAGAAGCTGA
- the radC gene encoding RadC family protein: MKYHKLKAGETTGTYVMDSPVTEADILQMAQQLAMSRLSKGRALTDPKQVFNHLQTLLQYHEHEVLALLLLDTKHRVISFRELFRGTLDGASVYPREVLKIALEHNAAAVILVHNHPSGDPEPSQSDRTLTLALKNALSMIGTQTLDHIVVGHEGCVSLAERGYL, encoded by the coding sequence ATGAAATATCACAAGCTCAAAGCCGGTGAAACGACCGGAACCTATGTCATGGATTCACCAGTCACCGAGGCCGATATTCTGCAGATGGCTCAACAACTAGCGATGAGTCGTCTGTCTAAAGGCAGGGCACTGACTGATCCGAAGCAGGTTTTCAACCACCTGCAAACGCTACTGCAATATCACGAGCACGAAGTTCTTGCTTTGCTACTGCTTGATACTAAACACCGGGTAATCAGCTTTCGGGAGCTATTCAGAGGCACGCTGGACGGTGCTAGCGTGTACCCACGGGAAGTGCTCAAGATTGCGTTGGAGCACAATGCGGCAGCGGTGATTCTGGTACATAACCATCCTTCCGGCGATCCTGAACCCAGCCAGTCCGATCGTACGCTAACCCTGGCGCTCAAGAACGCCCTCAGCATGATTGGCACCCAGACGTTGGATCACATTGTTGTAGGTCATGAAGGCTGCGTATCGCTGGCCGAACGAGGTTACCTTTAA